One segment of Hemitrygon akajei chromosome 15, sHemAka1.3, whole genome shotgun sequence DNA contains the following:
- the pwwp2a gene encoding PWWP domain-containing protein 2A: MQKRNGTQERGGGKMAAVGVGVAAVKLLVGSEVRVTVDHIVEDALVVSLRFEEKLFSGVLMDISRRFGPYGIPVTVLPKREYKDKADLLQVQCESFQQQTQKISKSASICDEAPLESATQADVAESLWTAKSAPLFYEGAPYPPPLFIRHTYNQSIPQPPPRRIKRPKRKIFKEESTSIMNSIKLRPRQVLCDRCKNSISADKKELRRGGSTNDNSRQEDKKRKNDSVPNMSKRLKMDHKVEAKTQCDGQKRNTVIKITNLSPGKGKVVKISSQVHSSKVQLNPKKVLQNKNVDHTKAREVLKIAKEKVQKKQQQDVSSSGNSISKIHFTRRFQTTNSGSLPPRIRLKPQRYRNEENDSAYKAKLERLRSCKTASKTPPRCTSSRSAGEQPPGKDSPTKGLEQSTDENKDTREIKWPCEQDEKQLGKRGSRGNITVYMTYSQNKSDSSTFSVCSSDSTDDLKSSNSECSSTETFDFPPGSMHVPCSSSSSSSKEEKLTNSLKMKVFTKNVSKCVTPDGKTICVGDIVWAKIYGFPWWPARILTITVSRKDNGFLVRQEARISWFGSPTTSFLALSQVSPFLENFQLRFNKKRKGLYRKAITEAAKAAKQLTPEVRALLTQFET, from the exons ATGCAGAAGAGAAACGGCACTCAGGAACGGGGAGGAGGCAAAATGGCGGCCGTCGGTGTCGGTGTCGCCGCGGTGAAACTCCTGGTGGGCTCCGAAGTGAGGGTAACGGTGGACCACATCGTCGAAGATGCGTTGGTCGTATCTCTGCGCTTTGAAGAGAAGCTCTTCTCGGGGGTTCTAATGGACATTTCTAGAAG GTTTGGACCATATGGAATTCCTGTGACTGTACTTCCAAAAAGGGAATACAAGGATAAAGCTGACCTACTGCAAGTACAGTGTGAATCATTCCAGCAACAGACCCAAAAAATTTCAAAATCTGCATCTATTTGTGATGAAGCACCTCTAGAGTCTGCCACACAGGCTGATGTTGCTGAAAGCCTGTGGACTGCAAAATCTGCACCATTATTTTATGAAGGAGCACCTTACCCGCCTCCTTTGTTTATCAGACATACGTATAACCAATCTATACCTCAGCCTCCACCAAGAAGAATTAAGCGACCTAAACGAAAAATCTTCAAAGAAGAGTCTACTTCAATAATGAACTCTATTAAACTAAGACCAAGGCAAGTTTTATGTGACCGCTGCAAAAATAGCATTTCTGCCGATAAAAAGGAGTTGAGAAGGGGTGGCAGTACAAATGATAATTCTCGACAAGAggacaaaaaaaggaaaaatgatAGTGTGCCTAATATGTCAAAGAGACTGAAAATGGACCACAAAGTAGAAGCGAAAACTCAGTGTGATGGTCAAAAACGCAATACTGTCATTAAAATTACAAATTTATCTCCAGGCAAGGGCAAAGTTGTCAAAATTTCGTCTCAAGTACACAGTTCTAAAGTGCAGTTGAATCCCAAGAAAGTGTTACAGAATAAGAATGTAGatcacacgaaagccagggaaGTGTTAAAAATAGCCAAAGAGAAAGTTCAAAAGAAACAGCAGCAGGACGTTTCATCTTCTGGCAATTCAATTTCCAAAATTCATTTTACACGGCGCTTTCAAACTACCAACTCTGGTTCACTCCCTCCAAGGATTCGCTTAAAGCCACAGAGATACAGGAATGAAGAAAATGATTCTGCTTACAAGGCTAAACTTGAGAGACTACGCAGCTGCAAGACAGCCTCCAAAACACCACCTCGCTGCACCTCCTCCCGCTCAGCAGGTGAGCAGCCTCCTGGCAAAGATAGtcccacaaaagggttggaacaGTCCACTGATGAGAATAAAGACACCAGGGAAATAAAGTGGCCTTGTGAGCAGGATGAAAAACAGTTGGGGAAAAGGGGCAGCAGAGGCAATATAACTGTTTATATGACCTACAGTCAAAATAAATCAGACTCTTCCACCTTTTCAGTTTGTAGTAGTGATAGCACAGATGATCTAAAATCCTCCAACTCAGAATGTAGCTCTACTGAAACATTTGACTTTCCACCAGGCAGCATGCATGTACCttgctcctcctcttcctcctcctcaaaagaagaaaaactcactaattccttgaaaatgaaaGTCTTTACCAAAAATGTCTCTAAGTGTGTGACTCCAGATGGCAAGACCATATGTGTAGGGGACATTGTGTGGGCCAAGATTTACGGCTTCCCCTGGTGGCCTGCCCGCATACTTACCATAACTGTAAGTCGGAAAGATAATGGCTTTTTAGTAAGGCAGGAGGCCAGAATTTCATGGTTTGGGTCCCCAACAACATCTTTCCTGGCTCTTTCACAAGTCTCCCCGTTTTTAGAAAACTTCCAGTTACGGTTTAACAAGAAGAGAAAGGGCCTTTACCGTAAGGCCATCACAGAGGCAGCCAAGGCTGCAAAGCAGCTGACACCTGAGGTGCGGGCCCTGCTGACACAGTTTGAAACATGA